The following are encoded in a window of Salinibacter ruber DSM 13855 genomic DNA:
- a CDS encoding TlpA family protein disulfide reductase, which produces MISSPSAHSRAALSGRCVLGALFLVVLCGACQPPSSSVRSHLTGRVAVDSSAGALDAYRDVRLLVVRPDGRRLDTLGHARPGPDGRFQMSISAPERGLYALSLWGRGGRAQLASTEYVVAPGDTATLRVSLPLRGEGLRPVSPENRALQAYRNAMTMHRRLLTRRLRTAPSNATMQVQNIRLTSSVLWGLRDRYPGTYAAGFAAVESLSLLEGWNDSLVVARAQRIGPASPHYADAAHIARRAEARLDGHRAALALLDTLEARAATARQRAGVQAARIQAFLDSAQVEAALSASQRLRARFPRTPWAEWARRTEYEAARLRPGMTAPNLTLRTLRGDTLSLHGLRGRPVVLEYYRPGLDLYALQRPLRNALYDATRADSVAFVSVSTEPDTLVNRAFLHNRRLPGHRAIAADGPQDPLVRRYNATRLPRWILIDDTGAIVDCYWAGDFPALRQGLTQLLHARPTAAAPLSLP; this is translated from the coding sequence ATGATCTCCTCCCCTTCCGCCCACTCCCGTGCCGCCCTGTCGGGGCGGTGCGTCCTGGGCGCCCTTTTCCTCGTCGTGCTGTGCGGGGCCTGCCAGCCGCCCTCCTCGTCGGTCCGGAGCCACCTGACGGGCCGTGTCGCCGTCGACTCCTCGGCCGGGGCCCTCGACGCGTACCGCGACGTGCGGCTCCTCGTGGTTCGGCCGGACGGGCGCCGCCTCGATACACTGGGCCACGCCCGCCCCGGCCCCGACGGCCGCTTCCAGATGTCGATTTCCGCACCGGAGCGGGGCCTCTACGCCCTGTCCCTCTGGGGCCGGGGCGGCCGGGCGCAACTCGCGAGCACGGAGTACGTGGTGGCCCCCGGCGACACCGCCACGCTTCGCGTCTCCCTTCCGCTCCGAGGCGAGGGGCTCCGTCCGGTGTCGCCGGAGAACCGGGCCCTGCAGGCGTACCGCAACGCCATGACCATGCACCGGCGCCTGCTCACGCGCCGGCTCCGGACGGCGCCGTCCAACGCGACCATGCAGGTCCAGAACATCCGCCTCACCAGTAGCGTCCTGTGGGGCCTCCGGGACCGCTACCCCGGCACCTACGCCGCGGGATTTGCCGCCGTCGAGTCCCTCTCTCTGCTCGAAGGCTGGAACGACTCGCTGGTCGTGGCCCGCGCCCAGCGGATCGGCCCCGCCAGTCCGCACTACGCCGACGCCGCCCACATTGCCCGGCGGGCCGAGGCCCGCCTCGACGGCCATCGGGCGGCGCTCGCCCTCCTCGACACGCTGGAGGCCCGGGCCGCCACCGCGCGGCAGCGGGCTGGGGTGCAGGCCGCCCGCATCCAGGCCTTCCTGGACAGCGCACAGGTGGAGGCGGCCCTCTCGGCGTCTCAACGGCTCCGGGCCCGCTTCCCGCGCACGCCCTGGGCCGAATGGGCCCGCCGCACCGAGTACGAGGCGGCCCGGCTCCGGCCGGGCATGACGGCGCCGAACCTAACGCTCCGAACGCTTCGCGGCGACACCCTCTCCCTCCACGGCCTTCGGGGCCGGCCCGTCGTCCTCGAATACTACCGCCCCGGGCTCGACCTGTACGCCCTCCAGCGCCCCCTCCGGAACGCCCTGTACGACGCCACCCGGGCCGACTCCGTCGCGTTCGTCTCCGTCTCCACCGAGCCCGATACGCTCGTCAACCGGGCCTTTCTGCACAACCGACGACTGCCGGGCCATCGGGCCATCGCCGCCGACGGGCCGCAAGACCCGCTCGTCCGCCGGTACAACGCCACGCGCCTCCCCCGGTGGATTCTCATCGACGACACCGGGGCCATCGTGGACTGCTACTGGGCCGGCGATTTTCCTGCCCTCCGGCAGGGCCTCACGCAACTCCTCCACGCTCGGCCCACGGCGGCCGCCCCCCTCTCCCTGCCCTAA
- a CDS encoding class I SAM-dependent methyltransferase — protein sequence MPSALSGTFSYIKNFLQDQDVAAIVPSSSFLVRRVCKWIDFEEDQVVVEYGPGNGVFSEFILDRMTADSTLLLVESNPDFVEMLEEWTSDDPRALVVQDRAERIVDILDAHDVDAVDYIVSGIPFSFFDEGEREELLARTRDVLAEDGKFLVYQNYNHLEAPLRKHFSAVTKEYEPRNIPPTMFVYEAQK from the coding sequence GTGCCGTCTGCTCTCTCCGGGACCTTCTCCTACATCAAGAACTTTCTTCAGGATCAGGATGTCGCGGCGATCGTGCCTTCCTCCTCCTTTCTGGTCCGACGCGTCTGCAAGTGGATCGACTTCGAGGAGGACCAGGTCGTCGTCGAGTACGGCCCCGGAAACGGGGTCTTCAGCGAGTTCATTCTCGACCGCATGACGGCGGACTCGACGCTCCTCCTGGTCGAGAGCAACCCCGACTTCGTGGAGATGCTCGAGGAATGGACGAGCGACGACCCCCGGGCGCTCGTCGTGCAGGACCGGGCCGAGCGTATCGTCGACATTCTCGACGCGCACGACGTGGACGCGGTCGACTACATCGTGTCCGGGATTCCCTTCTCCTTCTTCGACGAGGGCGAGCGGGAGGAACTGCTCGCCCGGACCCGAGACGTCCTCGCGGAGGACGGGAAGTTCCTCGTCTATCAGAACTACAACCACCTGGAGGCCCCGCTCCGCAAGCACTTCTCGGCGGTCACGAAGGAGTACGAGCCCCGCAACATCCCCCCGACGATGTTTGTCTACGAGGCGCAGAAGTAG
- the tpiA gene encoding triose-phosphate isomerase: MLVAGNWKMNTDVPEGRALADAIAEGLSSTAADRGDVDFLVCPPYVHLPAVREALADVPVAVGAQDMHAQDEGAYTGDVSAPMLSSIGCDAVILGHSERRTYYDETDAEVNAKAQQARAHDLVPIVCVGETLEQRKAGEADTVVRSQVDGALSDVSIDGADELIVAYEPIWAIGTGESAAAEQAQAMHAVIRDDLRERYGGDVADEVPLLYGGSMKPHNAYGLLSQPDIDGGLIGSASLEAESFLGIAEKAAEVLETSGH, translated from the coding sequence ATGCTGGTCGCTGGCAACTGGAAAATGAACACTGACGTCCCGGAAGGCCGGGCGCTCGCCGACGCCATCGCGGAGGGCCTGTCGTCCACGGCCGCCGACCGGGGCGACGTCGACTTCCTCGTCTGCCCCCCGTACGTCCACCTGCCGGCCGTCCGCGAGGCGCTGGCGGACGTCCCCGTCGCGGTGGGGGCCCAGGACATGCACGCACAGGACGAAGGGGCCTACACGGGCGACGTGTCCGCCCCCATGCTGTCCTCCATCGGGTGCGACGCCGTTATTCTCGGCCACTCCGAGCGGCGCACGTACTACGACGAGACCGACGCCGAGGTCAACGCAAAGGCCCAGCAGGCCCGTGCCCACGACCTTGTGCCCATCGTGTGCGTCGGCGAGACCCTCGAGCAGCGGAAGGCGGGGGAGGCCGACACGGTCGTCCGGAGCCAGGTGGACGGGGCGCTGTCGGATGTCTCGATCGATGGCGCGGACGAGCTGATCGTGGCCTACGAGCCGATCTGGGCCATCGGCACGGGGGAATCCGCCGCCGCCGAGCAGGCGCAGGCGATGCACGCGGTGATCCGGGACGACCTGAGGGAGCGCTACGGGGGCGACGTGGCGGACGAGGTGCCGCTCCTCTACGGCGGCAGCATGAAGCCGCACAACGCCTACGGCCTTCTCTCCCAGCCGGACATCGACGGGGGCCTCATCGGCAGCGCGAGCCTCGAGGCGGAGAGCTTCCTCGGTATCGCCGAGAAGGCGGCAGAGGTGCTCGAGACGTCCGGGCACTGA
- a CDS encoding class I fructose-bisphosphate aldolase, whose translation MAQATRTPIAKHLGDEAEDLLDHECETIPKDQIHLPGPDFVDRVWKGSDRSPQVLRSMQQIFNHGRLGGSGYISILPVDQGIEHSAGVSFAPNPMYFDPENIVKLAIEGGCNAVATTYGVLGSVARDYAHKIPFVLKINHSELLSYPNRYDQVPYARVEDAYEQGCVGVGATIYWGSEESNRQLQEISKIFSRAHELGMTTILWCYVRNKEFVLNGSNYEGSADLTGQANHLGATIEADIIKQKQPTLTGGYQAVRDHKDEGYAKDPSLVDEKLLTDHPIDMTRYQVANNYMGRCGLINSGGASGENDLQQVVRTAVINKRAGGMGLITGRKSFQKPMEEGVEILNAIQDVYLDDDITIA comes from the coding sequence ATGGCCCAAGCAACCCGCACCCCCATTGCCAAGCACCTCGGCGACGAAGCTGAGGACCTTCTCGACCACGAGTGCGAAACCATTCCGAAGGACCAGATTCACCTTCCCGGCCCGGACTTCGTGGACCGCGTCTGGAAGGGCTCGGACCGCAGTCCCCAGGTCCTCCGGTCGATGCAGCAGATCTTCAACCACGGTCGCCTCGGCGGGTCCGGCTACATCTCCATCCTGCCCGTCGACCAGGGCATCGAGCACTCCGCCGGCGTCTCGTTTGCGCCGAACCCGATGTACTTCGACCCCGAGAACATCGTCAAGCTGGCCATCGAGGGCGGCTGCAACGCCGTGGCCACCACCTACGGCGTGCTCGGCTCCGTGGCGCGGGACTACGCCCACAAGATCCCCTTCGTCCTCAAGATCAACCACAGCGAACTGCTCTCGTACCCGAACCGGTACGACCAGGTGCCCTACGCCCGCGTGGAAGACGCCTACGAGCAGGGCTGCGTCGGCGTCGGGGCCACGATCTACTGGGGCTCCGAGGAGTCGAACCGCCAGCTGCAGGAGATCTCGAAGATCTTCTCCCGGGCGCACGAGCTGGGCATGACCACCATCCTCTGGTGCTACGTGCGCAACAAGGAGTTCGTCCTGAACGGCTCCAACTACGAGGGCTCGGCCGACCTGACGGGCCAGGCCAACCACCTCGGGGCCACCATCGAGGCGGACATCATCAAGCAGAAGCAGCCGACCCTCACGGGCGGGTACCAGGCCGTGCGGGACCACAAGGACGAGGGCTACGCGAAGGACCCGTCGCTCGTCGACGAGAAGCTGCTGACGGACCACCCGATCGACATGACCCGCTACCAGGTCGCCAACAACTACATGGGCCGCTGCGGCCTCATCAACTCCGGCGGGGCCAGCGGCGAGAACGACCTGCAGCAGGTCGTCCGGACGGCCGTGATCAACAAGCGCGCCGGCGGGATGGGCCTCATCACCGGTCGCAAGTCGTTCCAGAAGCCGATGGAGGAGGGCGTCGAGATCCTGAACGCCATCCAGGACGTGTACCTCGACGACGACATCACGATTGCCTAA
- a CDS encoding sucrase ferredoxin has protein sequence MASAFCSRLARSHGVSPRGTATEATHWLLIEDPSPWSTDAVEDAAWGPSVHEAIAGWTDTMPDLRVQLIRRGLQRWDDPGRIRCIAVRAGPRPVVREWSLGAYGDLPALRVPEALRGSGPALEAGPLVLTCVNGRRDACCAKWGRPVAQAVADAAPEAAWQTSHLGGHRFAPTALVLPDGTHYGWLRPADMADLVGAHRDGHLHDLDRVRGAVHQPRPVQAACLSLRQRRGATALPAVRGVGLDETDEGWAVRVRAEGEPRTAHVWQEQEGTPFPHSCGSREAKPQRAWRVRWTADEAAGP, from the coding sequence ATGGCGTCCGCTTTTTGTTCACGGCTGGCCCGCTCGCACGGCGTCTCGCCGAGGGGCACCGCCACCGAGGCCACCCACTGGCTCCTGATCGAAGACCCCTCGCCGTGGAGCACAGACGCCGTCGAGGATGCGGCGTGGGGGCCGAGCGTGCACGAGGCCATTGCGGGGTGGACGGACACGATGCCCGACCTGCGCGTGCAGCTCATCCGTCGGGGGCTTCAGCGGTGGGACGACCCGGGCCGCATTCGCTGCATCGCCGTGCGGGCCGGGCCGCGGCCGGTCGTGCGCGAGTGGTCGCTTGGGGCCTACGGGGACCTCCCTGCCCTGCGGGTGCCCGAGGCGCTCCGGGGCTCCGGTCCTGCCCTTGAGGCAGGGCCGCTCGTGCTCACCTGCGTGAACGGCCGCCGGGATGCCTGTTGTGCCAAGTGGGGGCGCCCCGTCGCTCAGGCCGTGGCCGACGCCGCCCCCGAGGCCGCGTGGCAGACGTCGCACCTCGGGGGACACCGCTTTGCCCCCACCGCCCTGGTGCTGCCCGACGGCACACACTACGGCTGGCTCCGCCCCGCCGACATGGCCGACCTGGTGGGGGCGCACCGGGACGGACACCTGCACGACCTCGACCGGGTGCGCGGGGCGGTCCACCAGCCGCGGCCCGTCCAGGCGGCGTGTCTGTCCCTCCGGCAACGACGGGGGGCGACCGCCCTCCCGGCCGTGCGGGGGGTGGGGCTGGACGAGACCGACGAGGGCTGGGCGGTGCGGGTGCGGGCCGAAGGCGAGCCGCGAACGGCGCACGTGTGGCAGGAGCAGGAGGGAACGCCGTTTCCGCACAGCTGCGGAAGCCGCGAGGCAAAGCCGCAGCGGGCGTGGCGCGTGAGGTGGACGGCCGACGAAGCCGCCGGGCCCTGA
- a CDS encoding AAA family ATPase produces the protein MPEPESPEPDAAPPADEAPEAAPDTPPLDPYTAHYPPWARELARKYFTKTVSTFILHGDIRDVVPTEDRDGARIYPPLRRFLTDDLFAARDVVVFYDRSAGIHFADAASRRDFSRALAGEERLAGTEYENNLPKAPNKVFELLEDYFRLRLSNGTRVACVIDYAETVAPMAEASMYSAPDRQSLVYLQKWSRDSLFLESDFTLTLLTENLTDLNQQLVQSPHTAEIYVPIPEGDDRQAYIDWALDERGDRFRAHSDVSPEALAQNTAGLNYTQLRTILADVLENQNRLTAATLSDLKKEFIEAEAYGMLEFIETDNSLDLIAGHTEAKRHLRQAAHAVQTGQHDVLPMGYLVSGPVGCGKTFLINCFAGEIGIPMVKLKNFRSQWQGVTEGNLEKILNLLEAMTPVAVMIDEADAALGDRDAQGDSGVSQRVFSQIVSFMSDPAHRGRVIFFLVTARPDLMPVDLKRQGRAEEHLSLFYPHTRADREELLRVMMRRTGVDLPIEAVPPELLEGERTYSGADMEAVLTRAAFRAAGSNDGTVTPALLQETVNDFIPPTYPTEVELQQLAAVLECTSRDLLPERFRSMKREEVVERLEQLKRMVD, from the coding sequence ATGCCCGAGCCCGAATCGCCCGAGCCCGACGCGGCTCCGCCCGCAGACGAGGCCCCCGAGGCCGCCCCCGACACGCCGCCCCTGGACCCGTACACGGCCCACTACCCGCCGTGGGCCCGAGAACTGGCACGGAAGTACTTCACGAAGACGGTTTCCACCTTCATCCTCCACGGCGACATTCGCGACGTGGTGCCGACCGAGGACCGCGACGGCGCCCGCATCTACCCGCCGCTTCGGCGCTTCCTGACCGACGACCTGTTCGCCGCCCGCGACGTGGTGGTCTTCTACGACCGCAGCGCCGGGATCCACTTCGCGGACGCGGCCTCCCGACGAGACTTCAGCCGCGCCCTGGCCGGGGAGGAGCGCCTCGCCGGCACCGAATACGAGAACAACCTGCCGAAGGCCCCCAACAAGGTCTTCGAGCTGCTGGAGGACTACTTTCGCCTCCGCCTCTCGAACGGCACCCGAGTGGCCTGCGTCATCGACTACGCGGAGACGGTGGCCCCCATGGCCGAGGCGTCGATGTACTCGGCCCCGGATCGGCAGTCGCTCGTGTACCTGCAGAAGTGGTCCCGCGACTCGCTCTTTCTGGAGAGCGACTTCACGCTCACCCTTCTCACCGAAAACCTGACGGACTTGAACCAGCAGCTCGTCCAGAGCCCCCACACCGCCGAGATTTACGTCCCGATTCCGGAGGGCGACGACCGGCAGGCGTACATCGACTGGGCCCTGGACGAGCGGGGCGACCGGTTCCGGGCACACTCGGACGTGTCCCCGGAGGCCCTGGCCCAGAACACGGCGGGCCTCAACTACACGCAGCTGCGGACGATCCTGGCCGACGTGCTGGAGAACCAGAACCGACTGACCGCCGCCACGCTCTCCGACCTGAAGAAGGAGTTCATCGAGGCGGAGGCGTACGGGATGCTCGAGTTTATCGAGACGGACAACTCGCTGGACCTGATCGCGGGCCACACGGAGGCGAAGCGCCACCTGCGCCAGGCCGCCCACGCGGTGCAGACGGGGCAGCACGACGTGCTCCCGATGGGGTACCTCGTGAGCGGGCCCGTGGGCTGCGGCAAGACGTTCCTGATCAACTGCTTCGCCGGGGAAATTGGGATTCCGATGGTGAAGCTCAAGAACTTCCGCTCGCAGTGGCAGGGCGTGACGGAGGGCAACCTGGAAAAGATTCTGAACCTGCTGGAAGCGATGACGCCGGTGGCGGTCATGATCGACGAGGCCGACGCGGCGCTCGGGGACCGCGACGCGCAGGGCGACTCGGGCGTGAGCCAGCGCGTCTTCTCGCAGATCGTCTCGTTCATGAGCGACCCGGCGCACCGGGGGCGCGTGATCTTCTTCCTCGTCACGGCCCGTCCCGACCTGATGCCGGTGGACCTCAAGCGGCAGGGGCGCGCAGAGGAGCACCTCTCGCTCTTCTACCCCCACACCCGCGCGGACCGGGAGGAGCTCCTTCGGGTGATGATGCGCCGAACGGGCGTGGACCTGCCGATTGAGGCGGTTCCCCCTGAACTGCTGGAGGGCGAGCGCACCTACAGCGGGGCCGACATGGAGGCCGTCCTCACCCGCGCCGCCTTCCGGGCCGCCGGGTCGAACGACGGCACCGTGACGCCCGCCCTGCTGCAGGAAACGGTGAACGACTTCATCCCGCCCACCTACCCGACGGAGGTGGAGCTCCAGCAGCTGGCCGCCGTGCTGGAGTGCACGAGCCGCGACCTGCTCCCGGAGCGCTTCCGGTCCATGAAGCGGGAGGAGGTCGTCGAGCGGCTCGAACAGCTGAAACGGATGGTGGACTAG
- a CDS encoding amidohydrolase family protein, with amino-acid sequence MTASTFRRYGFGLLSLVLLVLPSRLAAQDYEVPTVTDTYALQNARVVQAPGQVLESATVVVRDGVIDAVGPDAEVPYDARTIEADSLVVYAGFIDGLSHAGVEMPEGEDTDVEDPGNPPPDAAGIQPDRSVRPFLSPDESALQSLRKAGFTLGHVAPEGQMLPGASAHVFYGGETANDMVLEAGPTLFAQLQTADGYVYPATGMAVIAQMRQLYREAERRQQLEAAYERDPTGRPQPPQDPQHSALFSVLDGEQPLAFYADEALSLHRILALHQELDFPLVLAGLGESHELVDALQAVDAPLFLTLDLPEEPTRSTGQDTTTADTTSTPSRYYNPDLQVPSHETVAEEEENLELRHAMERQDYLETAATLHDAGLEFGFTTREADPGDVRGNLRTMIDQGLPEQTALAALTTRPAAQLGLDDRLGTVEAGKIANLVVTDGSYFAEDTKVTHVFVDGRLYDYSADGSDEGEVSGDVSAVLGTWSYTLDTPQGELSGEVTIEGDQSGLDGTFVGPQGDEQPLQSVSFDGTTLSFTVDSPQGGSVSVSVTVEGDTFDGSASTSGGSFPISGERTSGPNATQK; translated from the coding sequence ATGACTGCTTCGACATTTCGCCGCTACGGATTCGGCCTTCTCAGCCTCGTCCTGTTGGTCCTGCCGTCCCGCCTCGCTGCCCAGGACTACGAGGTGCCGACGGTGACCGACACGTACGCCCTCCAGAACGCCCGCGTCGTACAGGCCCCGGGTCAGGTGCTCGAATCGGCAACCGTCGTCGTGCGGGATGGCGTGATCGACGCCGTGGGGCCGGACGCCGAGGTGCCCTACGACGCCCGCACCATCGAGGCCGACTCGCTCGTGGTCTACGCCGGGTTTATTGACGGGCTCTCGCACGCGGGGGTCGAGATGCCGGAGGGCGAGGACACGGACGTCGAGGACCCCGGGAACCCGCCCCCCGACGCGGCGGGCATTCAGCCGGACCGGTCCGTCCGCCCGTTCCTGTCCCCCGACGAATCGGCCCTGCAGTCGCTGCGGAAGGCCGGGTTCACCCTCGGCCACGTCGCCCCGGAGGGACAGATGCTTCCCGGCGCCAGCGCGCACGTCTTCTACGGCGGGGAGACGGCCAACGACATGGTCCTGGAGGCCGGCCCCACCCTCTTCGCCCAGCTCCAGACGGCCGACGGCTACGTGTACCCGGCCACGGGCATGGCCGTGATTGCGCAGATGCGGCAGCTGTACCGCGAGGCGGAGCGCCGCCAACAGCTTGAGGCGGCCTACGAGCGGGACCCCACGGGCCGCCCACAGCCGCCTCAGGACCCACAGCACAGCGCGCTCTTCTCCGTGCTGGACGGCGAGCAGCCCCTCGCCTTCTACGCCGACGAGGCCCTCTCCCTCCACCGCATCCTCGCGCTCCACCAGGAGCTCGACTTCCCGCTCGTGCTGGCCGGCCTTGGGGAGAGCCACGAGCTCGTGGACGCCCTTCAGGCGGTCGACGCGCCGCTTTTTCTAACGCTCGATCTGCCGGAGGAGCCGACGCGGTCGACCGGCCAGGATACCACGACGGCCGATACCACGAGCACCCCGTCCCGCTACTACAACCCGGACCTGCAGGTCCCGTCGCACGAAACGGTCGCCGAGGAGGAAGAGAACCTTGAGCTCCGCCACGCCATGGAGCGGCAGGACTACCTGGAGACGGCCGCCACCCTGCACGACGCCGGGCTTGAATTCGGCTTCACCACCCGCGAGGCCGACCCGGGCGACGTCCGCGGCAACCTCCGCACCATGATCGACCAGGGCCTCCCCGAACAGACGGCCCTCGCCGCCCTCACGACCCGCCCCGCCGCCCAGCTGGGCCTGGACGACCGCCTCGGGACCGTGGAGGCGGGCAAGATTGCCAACCTGGTCGTCACCGACGGGTCGTACTTCGCGGAGGACACAAAGGTCACGCACGTCTTCGTAGACGGCCGGCTGTACGACTACAGCGCCGACGGCTCCGACGAGGGGGAGGTCAGCGGCGACGTGTCCGCGGTCCTCGGGACGTGGTCGTACACGCTTGACACCCCGCAGGGCGAGCTCTCCGGCGAGGTCACGATTGAGGGCGACCAGTCGGGCCTGGACGGCACCTTCGTCGGTCCCCAGGGCGACGAACAGCCGCTCCAGTCGGTGTCGTTCGACGGCACCACCCTCTCGTTCACGGTGGACTCCCCGCAGGGCGGCTCCGTGTCCGTCTCGGTGACGGTCGAGGGCGACACCTTCGACGGCTCCGCCTCCACGTCCGGCGGCTCGTTCCCCATCTCTGGGGAGCGCACCAGCGGTCCGAATGCGACTCAGAAGTAG
- a CDS encoding amidohydrolase family protein: MPSAFPSPYRSVFGVLAAMLLWAAPTQAQDQLRGDAPDDWLIQDATVLTVTNGTIENGDILVRDGDIARVGQDLSAPSGVETYDASGEYVMPGIVEAHQHMAISDVNEATNPVTAEVGVGDVLNPYDIGIYRALAGGVTTAHVMHGSANPIGGRNETIKLRYGVTNPDRLQMDGAPRTIKFALGENPTGLYGQGRDQVPRTRMGVEQVIRTALTKAERYMEAKQAYQDGERARPPAHSERMEVLARVLRGDILVQTHGYRADEMLMLMDVFEDFGIQDLVFHHANEGFKIAPELAAFGDNGAGATVFSDWWSYKFEVYYSTAYNAAVLAENGVNASINSDIPGEQRDLYLQAAKTQRYGDLSDTQALRLITINPARQLGIADRVGSIEEGKAADLALFSEHPLSVYTEPQRTYVDGVVRFDHEEDPDDMRLRVDPEGTVNLARDGWSRHAAHSCLKGVAQLRATRNGVSLENTGR; this comes from the coding sequence ATGCCTTCTGCTTTCCCCTCTCCCTATCGTTCCGTCTTCGGCGTCCTTGCCGCCATGCTGCTGTGGGCCGCGCCCACGCAGGCCCAGGACCAGCTCCGGGGCGACGCCCCGGACGACTGGCTCATTCAGGACGCCACCGTGCTGACCGTCACGAACGGCACCATTGAGAACGGCGACATCCTCGTCCGCGACGGCGACATCGCCCGGGTTGGACAGGACCTCTCCGCCCCGAGCGGCGTCGAGACGTACGACGCCAGCGGCGAGTACGTGATGCCCGGCATCGTGGAGGCCCACCAGCACATGGCCATCAGTGACGTCAACGAGGCCACCAACCCCGTCACCGCCGAGGTCGGCGTGGGCGACGTGCTCAACCCCTACGACATCGGCATCTACCGCGCGCTGGCGGGGGGCGTGACGACCGCCCACGTGATGCACGGCTCCGCCAACCCCATCGGCGGCCGCAACGAGACGATCAAGCTGCGCTACGGGGTCACGAACCCGGACCGCCTGCAGATGGACGGCGCGCCCCGGACGATCAAGTTTGCCCTCGGGGAGAACCCGACGGGGCTGTACGGCCAGGGGCGCGACCAGGTGCCCCGCACCCGCATGGGCGTGGAGCAGGTCATCCGGACGGCCCTCACCAAGGCCGAGCGCTACATGGAGGCGAAGCAGGCCTACCAGGACGGGGAGCGGGCCCGGCCGCCGGCCCACAGCGAGCGGATGGAAGTGCTCGCCCGGGTCCTCCGGGGCGACATTCTGGTACAAACCCACGGGTACCGCGCCGACGAGATGCTCATGCTCATGGACGTCTTTGAGGACTTCGGCATTCAGGACCTCGTCTTCCACCACGCGAACGAGGGCTTCAAGATTGCCCCCGAACTGGCGGCCTTCGGGGACAACGGCGCCGGCGCAACGGTCTTCTCGGACTGGTGGTCGTACAAGTTTGAGGTCTACTACTCCACCGCCTACAACGCCGCCGTCCTCGCGGAGAACGGCGTCAACGCGTCCATCAACTCCGACATTCCGGGGGAGCAGCGCGACCTGTACCTCCAGGCCGCCAAGACGCAACGGTACGGCGACCTCTCGGACACCCAGGCCCTCCGCCTCATCACCATCAATCCGGCCCGGCAGCTCGGCATCGCCGACCGTGTGGGGTCGATTGAGGAGGGCAAGGCCGCCGACCTGGCCCTCTTCAGCGAGCACCCGCTATCGGTCTACACCGAACCGCAGCGGACCTACGTCGACGGGGTCGTGCGCTTCGACCACGAGGAGGACCCCGACGACATGCGGCTCCGCGTGGACCCGGAAGGGACCGTCAACCTGGCGCGGGACGGCTGGAGCCGCCACGCCGCCCACAGCTGCCTGAAGGGCGTGGCCCAGCTGCGCGCCACCCGCAACGGCGTATCCCTCGAAAACACGGGCCGGTAA